In Pseudodesulfovibrio sp. JC047, one DNA window encodes the following:
- a CDS encoding sigma-54 dependent transcriptional regulator, producing the protein MGKILLVDDEPLQHILFQDVAADQQHEFVGAFTLEDGKTLARETAFDMVFLDVILPDGNGIENVQTFKAYPGNPEVVIITSKGDISGAAKTLEDGGGAYLLKPLSVDRIEQSVKETFRFRKDNHALGETTVCCTNILGGPRIEACKKQTAKAAHSSVPVVIYGETGTGKELFARAVHDHSPRAKGPFVALDCASISPSLIASLLFGHVRGAFTGADRDRQGVVAMAHNGTLFLDEIGELPLEQQASLLRILETHRFRPVGGQHELESDFRLVAATNRNLEEMVLEGTFRSDLLYRLQGVTINLPPLRDRIEDIELLVEHRLHESEYNDKTVSKEFLATLQSYDWPGNVRELIHTVDSALAAAYDSPVVYARHLPMQIRIKAAQAHLETLPDHLTPNTPFFPTLKEYRLKTDREYVQNLLKHTEGNVKKAAEIAGISRGYLYEMMKKCGLHR; encoded by the coding sequence ATGGGTAAAATCCTTTTAGTCGATGACGAACCACTCCAACATATTCTCTTTCAAGATGTTGCCGCCGATCAGCAGCACGAATTCGTCGGGGCCTTTACCTTGGAAGACGGAAAAACTCTTGCCCGGGAAACCGCGTTTGACATGGTGTTTCTCGACGTCATCCTGCCGGATGGCAACGGTATTGAAAACGTCCAGACCTTCAAGGCCTATCCCGGCAATCCCGAAGTGGTCATCATCACCAGCAAGGGGGATATCTCCGGGGCTGCCAAAACACTTGAAGATGGCGGCGGAGCCTACCTGCTCAAGCCCCTGTCCGTTGACCGCATCGAACAATCCGTCAAGGAAACCTTCCGGTTCCGCAAAGACAACCACGCCCTCGGCGAAACCACGGTCTGCTGCACCAATATCCTTGGTGGCCCACGTATCGAAGCGTGCAAAAAGCAAACGGCCAAAGCGGCCCATTCCTCGGTGCCGGTCGTCATCTATGGCGAAACAGGCACCGGCAAGGAACTGTTTGCCCGTGCGGTCCACGACCACAGTCCTCGCGCCAAGGGACCATTCGTGGCACTGGACTGTGCGTCCATCTCACCGTCCCTGATCGCTTCTCTGCTGTTCGGCCATGTCCGGGGAGCCTTCACTGGCGCAGACCGGGACCGTCAGGGCGTGGTAGCCATGGCCCACAACGGCACCCTCTTTCTCGATGAAATCGGCGAACTCCCTCTGGAACAACAAGCCTCGCTTCTGCGCATCCTCGAAACGCACCGGTTCAGGCCCGTCGGAGGACAGCACGAATTGGAAAGTGATTTCAGACTCGTCGCTGCAACCAATCGGAATCTTGAAGAAATGGTTCTTGAAGGGACATTTCGAAGCGACCTGCTGTATCGACTCCAAGGCGTGACGATCAACCTGCCGCCCCTCCGGGACCGCATTGAGGACATCGAACTGCTTGTCGAGCACCGATTGCACGAATCTGAATACAACGACAAAACCGTGAGCAAGGAATTTCTCGCAACTCTCCAAAGCTATGACTGGCCCGGAAACGTGCGGGAACTCATTCATACCGTGGACAGTGCGCTTGCCGCAGCCTACGACAGCCCGGTGGTTTACGCGCGCCACCTGCCCATGCAAATCCGTATCAAGGCCGCCCAGGCCCATCTGGAAACACTCCCGGATCACCTGACACCGAACACCCCGTTTTTCCCAACGCTCAAGGAATACCGTCTGAAAACTGACCGGGAATATGTCCAGAACCTGCTCAAACACACTGAAGGCAACGTCAAGAAAGCAGCGGAAATCGCCGGAATATCGCGCGGCTATCTCTATGAAATGATGAAAAAATGTGGACTCCATCGATAA
- a CDS encoding 4Fe-4S binding protein — MKLHRNHVRRACQCLVALSFIAIPWINGFDIRIVTGNLLSLEIFGIPFADPLAALQVFFSTWSLSWTVTIGALLSLTLAVIMGPVFCSWICPYGLIADLMQKLPFVKRRNRFSRGWLFKAVVVGIVVVGLGAMAFPPMLNQLSLPGWYTRTMQTLWLSGTIPAGFWLLPAASVLDMAGGGHFWCRYCCPQSLLLQAAGLVLPRRFRVKYDASKCICSEKNPSPCMKSCPYGLDPRERKIHPECTNCGDCVVQCSHFGSALSQGFGSRK, encoded by the coding sequence ATGAAACTCCATCGAAATCATGTGCGCCGAGCCTGTCAATGCCTTGTTGCGTTGTCCTTTATCGCGATTCCATGGATCAACGGATTTGATATTCGGATTGTGACAGGTAACCTGTTGTCCCTTGAAATATTTGGAATTCCATTTGCTGATCCCCTTGCGGCACTGCAAGTCTTTTTCTCCACTTGGAGCCTCTCGTGGACCGTGACCATCGGTGCTTTGTTATCCTTGACCCTTGCCGTGATCATGGGACCGGTTTTTTGCTCATGGATTTGTCCGTATGGCTTGATTGCGGACCTGATGCAAAAGTTGCCGTTCGTCAAGAGACGGAACCGTTTTTCACGCGGCTGGCTTTTCAAGGCTGTCGTGGTAGGTATTGTTGTGGTGGGACTTGGAGCCATGGCCTTTCCACCCATGCTCAATCAATTGTCCCTTCCGGGCTGGTACACGCGAACCATGCAGACCTTGTGGTTGTCCGGCACGATTCCAGCCGGTTTCTGGCTGCTTCCCGCCGCATCGGTCCTTGATATGGCTGGCGGTGGACATTTCTGGTGCCGGTATTGTTGTCCTCAATCCCTGTTGCTTCAGGCCGCAGGCTTGGTCTTGCCACGTCGATTCCGGGTCAAATATGACGCAAGCAAATGTATCTGTTCCGAGAAAAATCCTTCTCCGTGCATGAAAAGTTGTCCGTATGGGTTGGACCCCCGGGAACGGAAAATTCATCCCGAATGTACCAACTGCGGTGACTGCGTGGTGCAATGCAGCCATTTCGGGAGTGCTCTTTCACAGGGCTTTGGTTCCAGAAAGTAA
- a CDS encoding 4Fe-4S dicluster domain-containing protein, whose product MSSTQLLPPGAGDKKRFLQNCIHCGKCVEACRFDALKITEGLNPMTAGTPYIDPEKAPCFLCMHCGPACPTGAISAIEQKDADMGAAFLDKNQCFTYLGAVICRTCFEKCPMRNTAIVLENGYLPVITDQCVGCGVCAYVCPRHAITLIPRERIHEKVRSEA is encoded by the coding sequence ATGTCCTCCACACAACTGCTTCCTCCGGGAGCGGGTGACAAGAAACGGTTTTTGCAAAATTGCATTCATTGCGGGAAGTGCGTTGAAGCGTGCCGTTTTGACGCCTTGAAAATTACGGAAGGTCTCAATCCGATGACCGCCGGTACCCCGTATATCGATCCGGAAAAAGCCCCGTGTTTTCTTTGTATGCATTGTGGCCCGGCCTGTCCGACTGGGGCCATCTCGGCAATCGAACAAAAGGACGCTGATATGGGCGCGGCCTTTTTGGACAAGAACCAGTGTTTTACCTATCTGGGGGCGGTCATTTGCCGGACCTGTTTTGAAAAATGTCCCATGCGCAATACGGCTATTGTGCTTGAAAACGGCTATCTGCCCGTCATTACCGATCAATGTGTCGGTTGTGGCGTGTGCGCCTATGTGTGCCCCCGCCATGCCATTACGCTGATTCCACGGGAACGGATTCATGAAAAAGTCAGGAGCGAGGCGTGA
- a CDS encoding chaperone NapD, whose translation MAIIGIILHTLKDKTDEVRAKVEATDDMQVYGLHEEKYLVVVGEMPSETLEKRLEKWEKTDGVLAVYTTYVNVEDEQD comes from the coding sequence ATGGCGATCATCGGCATTATTCTGCATACCCTGAAGGACAAGACCGACGAAGTCCGGGCCAAGGTCGAGGCGACTGACGACATGCAGGTCTATGGTCTGCATGAGGAAAAATACCTCGTCGTTGTCGGCGAAATGCCGTCCGAAACCTTGGAGAAGCGTTTGGAAAAATGGGAAAAAACTGACGGCGTTCTTGCCGTGTATACGACCTACGTCAACGTTGAAGACGAACAGGACTAG
- a CDS encoding nitrate reductase has protein sequence MSLSRRDFIKQVAALSALTALGIPTKAKAGDGVDFWSKAVCRYCGTGCGVMVGVKDGKVITVKGDPNNHNKGLLCLKGALLAPVIYAKERVTKPLIRRNGKLEPASWDEALDLTARKFRESIDKFGPDSVGYYGSGQALTEETYLASKMFKAGLKTNNVEGNPRLCMASAVGGYTTTFGKDEPCGCFEDIDATSCFFIFGSNTSECHPVLFRRIAARKQNDPKVKVIVVDPRTTNTARIADLHLRVKAGNDLALLNAMAYVIFKEELDDPRFIRKYVHFKDNGKNSHSLEEYLQFLEEYAPEKVADTIGVSAEDIWTAGRMFGESPASLSLWCMGANQRTRGVWANNLISNLHLITGKIGKPGSSPFSLTGQPNACGGVRDTGGLSHLLPAGRVIAKREHRNQVEKQWGIPKDSLNPKPGLHTMALFEAMNKGKVNCLLTLCTNPAHSLPNLLKYNSGMKKCFMACIEAFSDAKTLEFADVVFPPSFWVEREGVFGCSERRYALVGKAIDAPGECRDSVNILVDLATRMGVDPKLLPYKDSTDVWNEWREVSSITPYNFKGITRERLRKESGILWPCPTEDHPGTKRRYVRGEDPNIPKDYPNKYWFYGNPDGRAIVWMRPQKPPAEPADAEYPFVLTTGRVIDHWHTGTMTNKVPEINKSFPEAYVELNDQDAARLKVQNGDNVELISRRGAMVFQARVGDVCNPGLVFVPWFDPDKLINELTIDAIDPGSKQPEFKICACKVRKV, from the coding sequence ATGAGCCTTTCCAGAAGGGATTTCATCAAACAAGTCGCTGCACTGTCGGCATTGACGGCTCTTGGTATTCCGACCAAGGCCAAGGCCGGTGACGGCGTTGATTTTTGGAGTAAAGCGGTCTGTCGCTACTGTGGCACCGGATGCGGTGTGATGGTCGGCGTCAAGGACGGCAAGGTCATCACTGTCAAGGGTGACCCCAATAACCATAATAAAGGGTTGCTGTGCCTCAAGGGCGCGTTGTTGGCCCCGGTCATTTATGCCAAGGAACGCGTGACCAAACCGCTCATTCGTCGGAATGGCAAGCTGGAACCGGCATCCTGGGATGAAGCACTTGACCTCACGGCCCGCAAGTTCCGTGAAAGCATTGACAAATTCGGGCCTGATTCCGTGGGATATTATGGCTCTGGTCAGGCCTTGACCGAAGAGACATATCTGGCGAGCAAGATGTTCAAGGCCGGACTCAAAACCAATAATGTCGAAGGAAATCCCCGGCTGTGCATGGCCTCTGCCGTGGGTGGATACACCACGACGTTTGGCAAGGATGAACCGTGCGGCTGTTTCGAAGACATTGACGCCACGAGTTGTTTTTTCATCTTCGGGTCCAATACCTCTGAGTGTCACCCGGTGTTGTTTCGCCGGATCGCTGCCCGCAAGCAGAATGATCCCAAGGTCAAGGTGATTGTGGTTGATCCCCGGACAACCAACACCGCGCGGATCGCGGACCTGCATTTGCGCGTCAAGGCCGGAAACGACCTCGCACTGCTCAATGCCATGGCCTACGTCATTTTCAAGGAAGAATTGGACGATCCCCGGTTTATTCGGAAGTACGTCCATTTCAAGGACAACGGCAAAAACTCCCATTCCCTGGAAGAATATTTGCAATTCCTCGAAGAATACGCGCCTGAAAAAGTTGCGGATACCATCGGTGTGTCTGCGGAAGATATCTGGACTGCTGGCCGCATGTTCGGTGAATCTCCGGCATCGCTGTCTCTGTGGTGCATGGGAGCCAACCAGCGCACACGTGGCGTCTGGGCAAACAATCTCATCAGCAATCTGCATTTGATTACCGGCAAGATCGGCAAACCCGGTTCTTCGCCGTTCTCATTGACCGGCCAGCCCAATGCCTGTGGTGGCGTGCGCGATACCGGCGGGCTTTCGCACCTGTTGCCTGCTGGGCGGGTCATTGCCAAGCGGGAACATCGCAATCAGGTGGAAAAACAGTGGGGCATTCCCAAGGATTCATTGAATCCGAAGCCCGGCCTGCATACCATGGCCCTGTTTGAGGCCATGAATAAAGGGAAGGTCAACTGTCTGCTGACATTGTGTACCAATCCAGCCCATTCGCTTCCCAACCTGCTCAAATACAATTCCGGCATGAAAAAATGTTTCATGGCCTGTATCGAGGCATTCAGTGATGCCAAGACGCTTGAATTCGCCGACGTCGTCTTTCCTCCCTCTTTTTGGGTTGAACGTGAAGGGGTGTTTGGGTGTTCCGAACGCCGGTACGCTCTGGTTGGCAAAGCCATTGACGCGCCGGGTGAGTGCCGGGATTCTGTGAATATTCTCGTCGATCTGGCCACCCGGATGGGGGTTGATCCCAAGTTGCTTCCGTACAAGGATTCCACGGATGTCTGGAATGAGTGGCGCGAGGTCTCTTCCATCACGCCATACAATTTCAAGGGCATCACGCGTGAGCGTTTACGTAAGGAGTCCGGTATTTTGTGGCCGTGTCCGACCGAGGATCACCCCGGGACCAAACGGCGTTACGTTCGAGGCGAAGACCCGAATATTCCCAAGGATTATCCCAACAAATATTGGTTTTACGGCAACCCGGACGGTCGGGCGATCGTCTGGATGCGGCCGCAGAAGCCACCGGCAGAGCCTGCTGATGCCGAGTATCCGTTCGTGTTGACCACTGGTCGCGTCATCGACCATTGGCACACCGGCACCATGACCAACAAGGTCCCGGAGATCAACAAGTCCTTCCCTGAAGCCTATGTCGAACTCAATGACCAGGATGCCGCTCGGTTGAAAGTGCAGAATGGTGACAATGTGGAGCTGATTTCCCGGCGTGGAGCCATGGTCTTCCAGGCCCGTGTCGGCGATGTCTGCAATCCCGGTCTCGTGTTTGTCCCGTGGTTTGATCCGGACAAACTCATCAACGAGTTGACCATTGATGCCATTGATCCCGGTTCAAAACAGCCTGAATTCAAGATTTGCGCGTGTAAAGTCAGGAAGGTGTAG
- a CDS encoding NapC/NirT family cytochrome c — protein sequence MKKGLPGGVRTIVLSVSCVLAIAVVSAVAFEQTSTTGFCVSCHEMKQHKAELQFSSHVVDKDKKPIECRQCHMPAKFGPRYVALKAYLGVKDVVVHTFGDPEDFYRRELQMSARRFVPDDSCRACHEDLKKNVKGEALSREGLLAHDAYLGINGQTGKGCADCHQNVAHLPVFDRRYEKNAEFAARLAAQEEGM from the coding sequence ATGAAAAAGGGGTTACCCGGAGGGGTCCGGACCATTGTCCTCTCGGTGAGCTGCGTGCTGGCGATTGCAGTCGTGAGCGCGGTGGCATTCGAGCAGACCTCCACGACCGGTTTTTGTGTGTCCTGTCATGAGATGAAGCAGCATAAGGCTGAGTTGCAATTTTCATCGCATGTCGTGGACAAGGACAAAAAACCGATCGAATGTCGTCAGTGTCACATGCCCGCGAAATTTGGGCCGCGATATGTGGCGTTGAAGGCGTATTTGGGAGTCAAGGACGTGGTTGTCCATACGTTTGGCGACCCGGAGGATTTTTATCGAAGGGAATTGCAGATGTCGGCTCGGCGGTTTGTGCCGGATGACAGTTGCCGTGCCTGTCATGAGGACCTGAAGAAAAACGTCAAGGGCGAAGCCTTGTCCCGCGAGGGATTGTTGGCCCATGACGCGTATTTGGGGATCAATGGACAGACCGGCAAGGGATGTGCGGATTGTCATCAGAACGTGGCGCACCTTCCCGTTTTTGACAGACGGTATGAGAAGAATGCCGAATTTGCTGCACGATTGGCGGCACAAGAGGAGGGCATGTAA
- a CDS encoding PAS domain-containing protein yields MSKHTDGGLVPCTELGGNLKSYLDVLSAIVWRIDIVGKEISFLNTFTFQPHEEKVRAIMQNPQSAQRMILADDRERFQQSYKQLLHRQKTTCIFRIQMENGMSHWFKLAGMPDPEHPTCSIGVLMDISSHVSTILATEGRPGLSVKIDLIDDPVLLVRFADRSVSIVNKAADQLLGYSIDQLADLHLQDLLRDTPGTDLFQIYESLIFSDYWNGELYVTDSMGRSHQCLARIQVIARDEENLLWITLSHQNDCKACKGVPVRGNETLPTKAVSAAMRKSTTVKALLDSMLRALPHDSPTDAIMLSKIFIDKGIVAVTGVGEPFGGQLEDLVHPYEGSIAKNIVHFELDKHVVMETSKSIKPIDWALFIPHGIHSYYAHPFFENGILTKVLIFCSTQKGSYDPDADAPLSALLDDFFTHLNRILKKHP; encoded by the coding sequence ATGTCGAAACACACGGACGGCGGTCTCGTCCCCTGCACGGAGTTGGGGGGAAATCTGAAAAGCTATCTGGATGTGCTCTCAGCCATTGTCTGGCGCATTGATATTGTCGGCAAGGAAATCTCGTTTCTCAATACCTTCACGTTCCAACCACACGAAGAAAAAGTCCGGGCCATCATGCAGAATCCCCAGTCGGCCCAACGCATGATTCTTGCTGATGACAGGGAACGATTCCAACAAAGTTACAAACAACTCCTGCACCGCCAGAAAACAACCTGCATCTTTCGAATACAGATGGAAAACGGCATGAGCCATTGGTTCAAACTCGCGGGAATGCCGGACCCCGAACATCCCACCTGTTCCATCGGCGTGCTCATGGACATCTCGTCTCATGTCAGCACCATCCTGGCCACGGAAGGCCGTCCCGGACTATCCGTCAAGATCGATCTCATTGATGATCCCGTGCTGCTCGTCCGATTTGCTGACCGCTCCGTCAGCATCGTCAACAAGGCGGCGGATCAATTATTGGGATACAGCATAGACCAGTTGGCCGACCTCCATCTGCAAGACCTGTTGCGAGACACCCCCGGCACTGATCTTTTCCAGATTTATGAAAGCCTGATCTTTTCCGATTATTGGAATGGAGAACTGTACGTTACCGACAGCATGGGACGAAGCCACCAATGTCTCGCACGCATTCAGGTCATTGCTCGGGACGAGGAAAACCTGCTCTGGATCACCCTGTCACACCAGAACGACTGCAAGGCGTGCAAAGGCGTTCCGGTCCGGGGCAATGAGACGCTTCCCACCAAGGCCGTCAGTGCTGCCATGCGCAAAAGCACCACGGTCAAGGCCCTGCTGGACAGTATGCTCCGGGCCTTGCCGCACGACAGCCCCACTGATGCGATCATGTTGTCCAAGATATTCATCGACAAAGGCATTGTCGCCGTCACTGGCGTCGGGGAACCGTTTGGAGGACAGCTCGAAGACCTGGTGCATCCGTATGAAGGGTCCATTGCCAAAAACATCGTCCATTTCGAACTCGACAAGCATGTGGTCATGGAAACGTCCAAGAGTATCAAACCCATTGATTGGGCACTCTTCATCCCGCACGGCATCCACTCATATTACGCACACCCCTTTTTCGAAAACGGTATACTGACCAAGGTCCTCATTTTTTGTTCGACACAAAAAGGGAGTTACGACCCTGATGCCGATGCGCCACTGTCCGCATTGCTTGACGACTTTTTCACCCATCTCAACCGAATTCTCAAAAAACATCCATAA
- a CDS encoding GntR family transcriptional regulator produces MASAQRPILCQKVTAMLQGGAFSIGDRLPGERRLAEMFQTSRNTIREVLCNLETMGYLEIREKSGCYLKSKEGRISWEMLRKRKSQVANHQLIETLMFIAPKLAKAEALRLSPTDIATLEKATARLGEAIVNFDLPMVSRQYIAFFLALAEASNNDYIILLMKELSVASQNLEHGGTGLSEVQIDSLFAYHVELFNALKNGHPEQAEKLAEQCMRTFHQLVLPEN; encoded by the coding sequence ATGGCTTCTGCACAACGTCCCATACTCTGCCAAAAGGTCACAGCGATGCTTCAGGGCGGCGCGTTCTCCATTGGAGACAGACTGCCCGGCGAACGCCGACTCGCTGAAATGTTCCAAACGAGCCGAAACACCATCCGCGAGGTGCTGTGTAATCTCGAAACCATGGGCTACCTGGAAATCCGGGAAAAAAGCGGCTGTTATCTCAAGAGCAAGGAAGGCCGCATTTCCTGGGAGATGCTCCGCAAGCGCAAGAGTCAGGTCGCCAACCATCAGTTGATCGAGACGCTCATGTTCATCGCGCCAAAATTGGCCAAGGCCGAGGCGTTGCGTCTGTCGCCGACCGACATTGCCACGCTGGAAAAAGCCACGGCCCGGCTCGGTGAAGCCATCGTCAATTTCGATCTCCCCATGGTCAGCCGCCAGTACATCGCCTTTTTTCTGGCCTTGGCCGAAGCGTCCAACAACGACTACATCATCCTGCTCATGAAAGAGCTGTCCGTTGCCTCGCAAAATCTTGAACACGGGGGAACAGGCCTTTCCGAAGTCCAGATAGACTCACTTTTCGCCTATCATGTGGAGCTGTTCAACGCGCTCAAGAACGGCCATCCCGAACAGGCCGAGAAATTGGCCGAGCAGTGTATGCGCACTTTTCACCAACTCGTCCTTCCTGAAAATTGA
- a CDS encoding MBL fold metallo-hydrolase produces MSHEKKNISRRNFVKGAATGLVAGAFAGMGLYSYSPWAYDALPQVNRQQHDFGACRSVRITNISETSWFNNAHLIGDIHEAGGLLVNQYTLNWAPFANGKGSAQGSYDEGISSIKDLLPNDLKKAWDIQKKLALHPDNPGGYSCLIEVEALDGTLHKYLLDTGWSYEWMESSFKREGIDKMLQEQEIEALFISHEHWDHFWGLPVTMKYDNRIPLYVHDGFYKEGLQYIKDSGYKGDPVIVKTPVTNIIPGMALLKFDVPIINRVFGETSLAFNIKDRGLLLISGCCHQGILKFADFAYSNLKYDNDKFYGIYGGLHISPFEDWDPKYDDLVISLGQWGFERIGCNHCTGHLTAKKFIEAGYPVVRGTARFRSASKDYLGNGDKISFGC; encoded by the coding sequence ATGAGTCATGAAAAAAAGAACATAAGTAGACGGAACTTTGTCAAGGGAGCCGCCACGGGTCTGGTCGCCGGAGCGTTCGCTGGCATGGGGTTGTATTCGTACAGTCCATGGGCCTATGACGCATTGCCACAGGTCAACCGACAGCAACACGACTTTGGCGCGTGCCGCAGTGTCCGCATTACCAACATCTCTGAAACCAGTTGGTTCAACAACGCGCACCTCATCGGCGACATCCATGAAGCCGGAGGACTGCTCGTCAACCAATACACCCTGAACTGGGCACCGTTTGCCAATGGCAAGGGATCGGCCCAAGGGTCCTACGATGAAGGCATCAGCTCCATCAAGGACCTGTTGCCCAACGACCTGAAAAAGGCGTGGGACATCCAGAAAAAACTGGCCCTGCACCCGGATAATCCCGGCGGTTATTCCTGCCTTATCGAGGTGGAGGCACTGGACGGCACCCTGCACAAGTACCTGCTGGACACCGGCTGGTCCTATGAATGGATGGAAAGCAGCTTCAAGCGTGAAGGTATCGACAAGATGCTTCAGGAGCAGGAAATCGAAGCCCTGTTCATTTCGCATGAGCACTGGGATCACTTCTGGGGACTGCCCGTCACCATGAAGTACGACAACCGTATCCCCTTGTATGTCCACGACGGATTTTACAAGGAAGGACTCCAGTATATCAAGGATTCCGGGTACAAGGGTGATCCAGTCATCGTCAAGACACCCGTGACCAACATCATCCCGGGCATGGCACTGCTCAAATTCGACGTACCGATCATCAACCGGGTGTTTGGCGAAACCTCGCTGGCCTTCAACATCAAGGATCGCGGGCTATTGCTCATTTCCGGCTGCTGCCATCAGGGCATCCTGAAATTCGCCGACTTCGCCTACTCGAATCTGAAATACGACAATGACAAGTTCTACGGCATCTATGGAGGGCTGCACATCTCGCCCTTCGAGGATTGGGACCCAAAATATGACGACCTCGTGATCTCTCTTGGTCAATGGGGTTTCGAACGCATCGGCTGCAACCACTGCACCGGGCACCTCACCGCCAAGAAATTCATTGAGGCCGGGTATCCGGTCGTGCGTGGCACCGCCCGATTCCGGTCCGCGTCCAAGGATTATCTCGGCAACGGCGACAAGATCAGTTTCGGCTGTTAG
- a CDS encoding GTP-binding protein has translation MNLSAILPPQRPRDHRINMPQMIANCLLAACQHEAFKRLVGWKGMAVCPRGKQAWTMRIRTRPGVFGVCMDTQESTPLGPHVRLGLYYFPTEKEPLLDTMSLAANMAIVQPDYTDALRQFSSNEKWAKPFRIGTLSAALNANEDTMVIRLEAVNRKITISRDGVATPDGEWVIQPGEAEEDIPAHAIGMDLFLVLGAAMSNSLEEPPCQFGRSTSPAHAIEYDTHGSCFPIDHDTTTVTDVLIWGDLDTAQSLITPSIRHWTFQGGAADREQAPAPIDTALFWETHTLSALAEKETHDYAFDSRPSLIVLSGFLGAGKTTFLNQLLEYHAARDELVAIIQNEVGQTGVDGKLLEGDDSVIELDEGCVCCTLAGNLSKGIEQLTNQFNPKVIVLETTGLANPFNILHEIDTLRPLVRLDSVTTLVDARTAPTLLDESDISRDQIKAADTLILNKCDLVTTPDKTTLTATLRDLNPRALLVETEYGAINPGMIYDCDPLTHNTEGLLPGPISSPHHTHAMEGFESRRFAFHDSLSRETLLGTLNTLPKEIFRLKGIVHIAESMEHEVVQYVSGRYELSRLDNNFDGDGFLVAIGKNMDLSMLEQLERRYA, from the coding sequence ATGAACCTTTCCGCCATTCTTCCACCACAGCGTCCCCGGGACCACCGGATCAACATGCCGCAAATGATCGCCAACTGTCTGCTGGCAGCCTGTCAACACGAGGCATTCAAACGGCTGGTCGGCTGGAAGGGCATGGCGGTCTGCCCCCGTGGCAAGCAGGCGTGGACCATGCGAATCAGGACCCGCCCCGGCGTGTTCGGCGTATGCATGGACACCCAGGAATCCACCCCTCTCGGACCCCATGTCCGCCTCGGTCTCTATTATTTCCCTACAGAAAAAGAGCCGCTGCTCGACACCATGTCCCTTGCCGCGAACATGGCGATCGTCCAACCGGACTACACGGACGCGCTCCGACAATTTTCCTCCAATGAGAAATGGGCAAAACCATTTCGCATAGGCACCCTCTCCGCCGCCCTCAACGCCAACGAAGACACCATGGTCATCCGCCTTGAGGCGGTTAATCGAAAAATCACCATTTCCCGGGACGGCGTAGCCACACCGGATGGAGAATGGGTCATCCAACCCGGTGAGGCCGAGGAAGACATTCCTGCCCACGCCATTGGCATGGACCTGTTTCTGGTCCTTGGCGCGGCCATGTCCAACAGTCTCGAAGAACCGCCGTGCCAATTCGGCAGAAGCACTTCCCCGGCGCACGCCATCGAATACGACACCCACGGGAGCTGCTTCCCGATCGATCACGACACCACCACTGTCACTGATGTCCTGATATGGGGGGACCTCGACACCGCACAATCCCTGATAACACCGTCCATACGCCATTGGACCTTCCAAGGTGGAGCGGCAGACCGGGAACAGGCCCCCGCCCCCATTGACACGGCCCTCTTCTGGGAGACGCACACCCTCTCCGCCCTGGCTGAAAAAGAAACCCACGACTATGCCTTTGACAGCCGCCCTAGCCTGATTGTTCTCAGCGGATTCCTCGGCGCGGGCAAGACCACCTTTCTCAATCAATTGCTGGAATACCATGCCGCACGCGACGAACTGGTCGCCATCATCCAAAACGAAGTCGGACAGACCGGGGTGGATGGAAAACTTCTGGAAGGCGACGATTCCGTCATCGAACTGGACGAGGGCTGTGTCTGCTGCACCCTTGCGGGCAATCTATCCAAGGGCATCGAACAGCTCACGAACCAATTCAATCCCAAGGTCATTGTCCTTGAGACCACCGGGCTGGCGAATCCCTTCAATATCCTGCACGAAATCGATACATTGCGACCGCTGGTCCGCCTCGACTCCGTCACCACGCTGGTGGATGCACGCACGGCCCCGACTCTATTGGATGAAAGTGATATTTCCCGCGACCAGATCAAGGCCGCCGACACCCTGATTCTCAACAAGTGCGACCTTGTCACCACACCGGACAAAACCACATTGACCGCAACACTCCGAGACCTGAACCCACGTGCCCTGTTGGTCGAGACCGAATACGGGGCCATCAATCCGGGCATGATCTATGATTGCGATCCCTTGACGCACAACACTGAAGGACTCCTTCCCGGTCCCATCTCCTCCCCACACCATACCCATGCCATGGAAGGATTTGAGTCCAGACGTTTTGCGTTCCACGATTCCCTGAGTCGGGAAACGCTTCTTGGCACATTGAACACCCTCCCCAAGGAGATTTTCCGACTCAAGGGAATCGTGCACATTGCGGAAAGCATGGAACATGAAGTAGTACAATATGTCTCGGGGCGATATGAACTCTCCCGCCTCGACAATAATTTCGACGGCGACGGATTCCTCGTGGCCATCGGCAAGAATATGGATCTTTCCATGCTCGAACAGCTTGAACGGAGGTATGCATGA